One segment of Macaca fascicularis isolate 582-1 chromosome 4, T2T-MFA8v1.1 DNA contains the following:
- the SOX4 gene encoding transcription factor SOX-4 has translation MVQQTNNAENTEALLAGESSDSGAGLELGIASSPTPGSTASTGGKADDPSWCKTPSGHIKRPMNAFMVWSQIERRKIMEQSPDMHNAEISKRLGKRWKLLKDSDKIPFIREAERLRLKHMADYPDYKYRPRKKVKSGNANSSSSAAASSKPGEKGDKVGGSGGGGHGGGGGGGSSNAGGGGGGASGGGANSKPAQKKSCGSKVAGGAGGGVSKPHAKLILAGGGGGGKAAAAAAASSFAAEQAGAAALLPLGAAADHHSLYKARTPSASASASSAASASAALAAPGKHLAEKKVKRVYLFGGLGTSSSPVGGVGAGADPSDPLGLYEEEGAGCSPDAPSLSGRSSAASSPAAGRSPADHRGYASLRAASPAPSSAPSHASSSASSHSSSSSSSGSSSSDDEFEDDLLDLNPSSNFESMSLGSFSSSSALDRDLDFNFEPGSGSHFEFPDYCTPEVSEMISGDWLESSISNLVFTY, from the coding sequence atggtgcagcaaaccaacaatGCCGAGAACACGGAAGCGTTACTGGCTGGCGAGAGCTCGGACTCCGGCGCCGGCCTCGAGCTGGGCATCGCCTCCTCCCCCACGCCCGGCTCCACCGCCTCCACGGGCGGTAAGGCCGACGACCCGAGCTGGTGCAAGACCCCGAGTGGGCACATCAAGCGGCCCATGAACGCCTTCATGGTGTGGTCGCAGATCGAGCGGCGCAAGATCATGGAGCAGTCGCCCGACATGCACAACGCCGAGATCTCCAAGCGGCTGGGCAAACGCTGGAAGCTGCTCAAAGACAGCGACAAGATCCCTTTCATTCGAGAGGCGGAGCGGCTGCGCCTCAAGCACATGGCTGACTACCCCGACTACAAGTACCGGCCCAGGAAGAAGGTGAAATCCGGCAACGCTAACTCCAGCTCCTCGGCCGCCGCCTCCTCCAAGCCAGGGGAGAAGGGAGACAAGGTCGGTGGCAGCGGCGGGGGCGGCCatgggggcggcggcggcggcgggagcaGCAACGCGGGGGGAGGAGGCGGCGGTGCGAGTGGCGGCGGCGCCAACTCCAAACCGGCGCAGAAAAAGAGCTGCGGCTCCAAAGTGGCGGGCGGCGCGGGCGGCGGGGTCAGCAAACCGCACGCCAAGCTCATCCTggcaggcggcggcggcggcgggaaaGCAGCggctgccgccgccgcctcctccttcGCCGCCGAACAGGCGGGGGCCGCCGCCCTGCTGCCCCTGGGCGCCGCCGCCGACCACCACTCGCTGTACAAGGCGCGGACTCCCAGCGCCTCGGCCTCCGCCTCCTCGGCGGCCTCTGCTTCCGCAGCGCTTGCAGCCCCGGGCAAGCACCTGGCGGAGAAGAAGGTGAAGCGCGTCTACCTGTTCGGCGGCCTGGGCACGTCGTCGTCGCCCGTGGGCGGCGTGGGCGCGGGAGCCGACCCCAGCGACCCCCTGGGCTTGTACGAGGAGGAGGGCGCGGGCTGCTCGCCCGACGCGCCGAGCCTGAGCGGCCGCAGCAGCGCCGCCTCGTCCCCCGCCGCCGGCCGCTCGCCCGCCGACCACCGCGGCTACGCCAGCCTGCGCGCCGCCTCGCCCGCCCCGTCCAGCGCGCCCTCGCACGCGTCCTCCTCGGCCTCGTCccactcctcctcttcctcctcctcggGCTCCTCGTCTTCCGACGACGAGTTCGAAGACGACCTGCTCGACCTGAACCCCAGCTCAAACTTTGAGAGCATGTCCCTGGGCAGCTTCAGCTCGTCGTCGGCGCTCGACCGGGACCTGGATTTTAACTTCGAGCCCGGCTCCGGCTCGCACTTCGAGTTCCCGGACTACTGCACGCCCGAGGTGAGCGAGATGATCTCGGGAGACTGGCTCGAGTCCAGCATCTCCAACCTGGTTTTCACCTACTGA